The Stigmatopora argus isolate UIUO_Sarg chromosome 23, RoL_Sarg_1.0, whole genome shotgun sequence genome contains a region encoding:
- the pawr gene encoding PRKC apoptosis WT1 regulator protein translates to MATGGFKSSATTDFLEEWKAKREKMRAKMLGDIAAATGAGTSGSSGNCRPSEEPQDPKSDSPDGGTPTDSPAPSEKSKEKKSSGPSTRKGKGQIEKRKLREKRRSTGVVSMPSNESLDELDDDDGVEIDRREEEEERLVLANTFQNEAMTADPASGLVSENPGRSANSRSKSCSSADEESQHRRDRRIGDETPESLEKRLEELEQELILQRQENEHLLKAHQEKDGVMEKLKDEMELLYRDLDDIEEENEQLKQENKTLLKVVGQLTR, encoded by the exons ATGGCCACCGGCGGCTTCAAGTCGAGCGCCACCACAGACTTCCTGGAGGAGTGGAAGGCCAAACGGGAGAAGATGAGAGCCAAAATGCTGGGGGACATCGCCGCCGCCACCGGGGCTGGTACCTCGGGCTCTTCGGGCAATTGCCGCCCGTCGGAGGAGCCGCAGGACCCCAAGAGCGATTCGCCGGACGGGGGGACCCCCACCGACTCTCCTGCGCCGTCCGAGAAAAGCAAGGAGAAAAAGAGCAGCGGGCCCAGCACCAGGAAGGGCAAAGGGCAGATCGAGAAGAGGAAGCTGAGGGAGAAGCGAAGGTCCACAGGTGTGGTCAGCATGCCCTCCAATGAG AGCCTGGACGAGCTGGATGATGACGACGGCGTGGAGATAGACAggcgggaggaagaggaggagcggCTGGTCCTGGCCAACACCTTCCAGAACGAGGCCATGACGGCCGATCCGGCCAGTGGACTCGTCTCG gagAACCCGGGAAGATCTGCTAATAGTCGCTCTAAAAG CTGCAGCAGCGCCGATGAGGAGAGCCAGCATCGCCGGGACCGCCGCATCGGAGACGAGACCCCGGAGAGTCTGGAGAAAAGGCTGGAGGAGCTGGAACAG gaacTGATCCTGCAGCGCCAAGAGAACGAGCACCTGCTGAAGGCCCACCAGGAAAAAGATGGCGTCATGGAAAAGCTCAAGGACGAAATGGAGCTTCTCTACCGG GACTTGGACGACATTGAAGAAGAAAACGAGCAGCTGAAGCAGGAGAACAAAACTCTCCTCAAGGTGGTGGGCCAGCTGACCAGGTAG